The Leucobacter chromiiresistens genome has a window encoding:
- a CDS encoding uroporphyrinogen-III synthase: MSAEAKPLSGLRVLVPRGGTWGDLVSRALRERGAHTVIAPLVDFAHTSEEDKLVSALKDLEAGKFDWLTATSSTVADVLKHHNAVIPPSTSVALVGEATAVAFTDAGYPITRTPSEENSTHALLEEWSEIDSGAVLKVLTLRSDVAIPVLTEGLMSRGHDVTQVLAFRTVGVPASVHIREDIESGRINALLVASAKIAEEVAAQFPDLPSDTIVACVGVNTLETAAELGLPADADDPSHPEYPLKRALIETVESVIDQSDMLD; this comes from the coding sequence ATGTCTGCTGAGGCGAAGCCGCTCAGTGGTCTTCGGGTGCTCGTTCCTCGGGGCGGTACCTGGGGCGATCTGGTCTCAAGAGCCCTCCGTGAGCGCGGGGCGCACACGGTCATCGCACCGCTCGTAGACTTCGCCCACACGAGCGAGGAAGACAAGCTCGTCAGTGCGCTGAAAGACCTCGAGGCCGGCAAGTTCGACTGGCTGACCGCCACGAGCTCCACCGTCGCAGACGTGCTGAAGCACCACAACGCGGTGATTCCGCCGAGCACGAGCGTCGCACTCGTCGGCGAGGCGACCGCGGTCGCGTTCACCGACGCGGGCTACCCGATCACGCGCACGCCGAGCGAGGAGAACAGCACCCACGCCCTGCTCGAGGAGTGGAGCGAGATCGACTCCGGCGCCGTGCTGAAGGTGCTCACCCTGCGCTCTGACGTCGCGATCCCCGTGCTCACCGAGGGGCTCATGAGCCGCGGGCACGACGTGACGCAGGTGCTCGCGTTCCGCACCGTCGGAGTGCCCGCATCGGTGCACATCCGCGAAGACATCGAGTCGGGCCGCATCAACGCCCTGCTCGTCGCCTCGGCGAAGATCGCCGAGGAGGTCGCGGCCCAGTTCCCCGACCTCCCCTCCGACACGATCGTCGCGTGCGTCGGCGTGAACACCCTCGAGACCGCTGCGGAGCTCGGCCTCCCCGCCGACGCCGACGACCCGTCGCACCCCGAGTACCCCCTGAAGCGAGCGCTCATCGAGACCGTCGAATCGGTCATCGACCAGAGCGACATGCTGGACTGA
- a CDS encoding AEC family transporter, which produces MFGVLQGFALILGIIGAGYLTARFGVVQGEQRRVLNNVAFFVATPALLFTVLRQSDPSIMLSPVILITSLAAIIVAAVYVVASRLWFKRDLATTTLGAACSGYVNANNLGLPVAVYILGDAAYVAPLILVQLIFFAPTILSMLEATRTGRRVDGPTDAQGDDRGDAGAAREQRRGRGAFRGALAALGRAASNPIIIASVLGLIVALVGLPIPEIVSAPLEMLGDAAIPMVLLSFGISLRGQRALQPGTGRAAVFTASALKLLLMPIVAWSLATAFGLGAHEVFVATIIAALPTAQNVYNYAATYRRAETTVRDAVFLTTFASLPIIAAVAWLLG; this is translated from the coding sequence ATGTTCGGAGTGCTGCAGGGGTTCGCGCTCATCCTCGGGATCATCGGAGCCGGGTACCTCACCGCTCGCTTCGGCGTCGTGCAGGGCGAACAGCGCCGCGTGCTCAACAACGTCGCGTTCTTCGTCGCGACCCCCGCGCTCCTCTTCACCGTGCTGCGGCAGAGCGACCCGAGCATCATGCTCTCGCCGGTCATTCTGATCACGAGCCTCGCGGCGATCATCGTCGCGGCCGTCTACGTCGTCGCGTCGCGGCTCTGGTTCAAGCGCGATCTGGCGACGACGACGCTCGGCGCGGCCTGCTCGGGGTACGTCAACGCGAACAACCTCGGGCTGCCCGTCGCCGTGTACATTCTGGGCGACGCGGCGTACGTCGCTCCCCTGATCCTCGTGCAGCTCATCTTCTTCGCGCCCACGATCCTCTCGATGCTCGAGGCGACGCGCACGGGCCGCCGCGTCGATGGGCCGACCGACGCGCAGGGCGACGATCGGGGCGACGCCGGCGCGGCGCGGGAGCAGCGGCGCGGGCGCGGGGCGTTCCGCGGGGCGCTCGCCGCGCTCGGGCGGGCGGCGTCGAACCCGATCATCATCGCGTCGGTGCTCGGGCTGATCGTCGCCCTCGTCGGCCTGCCCATCCCCGAGATCGTCTCGGCGCCGCTCGAGATGCTCGGCGACGCCGCCATTCCGATGGTGCTGCTCAGCTTCGGCATCTCGCTGCGCGGCCAGCGGGCGCTGCAGCCGGGCACGGGCCGCGCCGCCGTGTTCACGGCGTCGGCGCTCAAGCTGCTCCTCATGCCGATCGTGGCGTGGAGCCTCGCCACCGCGTTCGGGCTGGGCGCGCACGAGGTCTTCGTCGCGACGATCATCGCGGCGCTGCCCACCGCCCAGAACGTCTACAACTACGCGGCGACCTACCGTCGGGCCGAGACGACGGTGCGCGACGCCGTCTTCCTCACCACCTTCGCGTCGCTGCCGATCATCGCCGCGGTCGCGTGGCTGCTGGGCTGA
- a CDS encoding DUF3618 domain-containing protein produces the protein MSAEEKRHGIAEAAQARSELYDTLSQLKVRLNYAQRVDDAVDEAKLRIAEEKRDNPAGFAAGVAGAAVLAGLAVWGIASAVAKRFG, from the coding sequence ATGAGCGCCGAAGAGAAGCGTCACGGCATCGCCGAGGCGGCGCAGGCCCGGTCCGAGCTGTACGACACCCTGTCGCAGCTCAAGGTGCGGCTGAACTACGCGCAGCGCGTCGATGACGCCGTGGACGAGGCGAAGCTGCGGATCGCCGAGGAGAAGCGCGACAACCCGGCGGGGTTCGCCGCGGGTGTCGCCGGCGCCGCGGTGCTCGCCGGCCTCGCCGTATGGGGCATCGCCTCGGCGGTCGCGAAGCGATTCGGCTGA
- a CDS encoding nitroreductase family protein: protein MSPRTAITSAPVIDPLAERWSPRAFDTTHSFPEGALRGVLEAARWAPSANNTQPWRFIVARRGSENFSRIAETFVGFNREWAVNAGALIVNIAETADAEGNARPWAEYDLGQAVAHLSVQATHEGLHLHQLGGFDREAIRAAFALEDRLVPVSISAIGKLGSADTLSEPLRERELAPRTRRDLESLVLVRD from the coding sequence GTGAGCCCGCGCACCGCCATCACCAGCGCACCCGTCATCGACCCCCTCGCCGAGCGGTGGAGCCCGCGCGCATTCGACACCACGCACTCCTTCCCCGAGGGCGCGCTCCGCGGCGTGCTCGAGGCGGCCCGCTGGGCGCCGAGCGCGAACAACACGCAGCCCTGGCGCTTCATCGTCGCCCGACGCGGCAGCGAGAACTTCAGCCGGATCGCCGAGACCTTCGTCGGGTTCAACCGCGAATGGGCCGTGAACGCGGGTGCACTCATCGTGAACATCGCCGAGACGGCCGACGCCGAGGGCAATGCTCGACCCTGGGCCGAATACGATCTCGGTCAGGCGGTGGCGCACCTCAGCGTGCAGGCCACCCATGAGGGGCTCCACCTGCACCAGCTCGGCGGCTTCGACCGCGAGGCGATCCGCGCCGCCTTCGCACTCGAGGATCGCCTCGTGCCCGTCTCGATCAGCGCGATCGGAAAGCTCGGCTCAGCCGACACGCTGTCGGAGCCGCTCCGCGAGCGCGAGCTCGCCCCGCGCACCCGGCGCGATCTCGAGTCGCTCGTGCTCGTCCGCGACTGA